The following coding sequences lie in one Microbacterium sp. XT11 genomic window:
- a CDS encoding helix-turn-helix domain-containing protein has product MSPAESEDEFTGIHCRLDELLAERGMTLTELSARVGISIVNLSVLKNDRARAIRFSTLRAVCEALDCEVGELLALSER; this is encoded by the coding sequence ATGAGTCCGGCCGAGAGCGAGGACGAGTTCACCGGCATCCACTGCCGTCTGGACGAGCTGCTCGCCGAGCGCGGGATGACCCTGACGGAGCTGAGCGCTCGGGTGGGAATCAGCATCGTGAACCTGTCGGTTCTGAAGAACGACCGCGCTCGCGCCATCAGGTTCTCGACGCTGCGTGCAGTGTGCGAGGCTCTGGACTGCGAGGTGGGCGAACTGCTGGCTCTTTCGGAGCGCTGA
- a CDS encoding dicarboxylate/amino acid:cation symporter gives MSTTARAQKAPDTRGPVRKLLTSFGFQIIAALVLGIAAGLLARNLGATADTPNGLSATLDTIGSSYVTLLRAAVVPLIFTAIVASISNLRRVQNAARLAGQTLLWFAITAFIAVTIGIVLGLVIQPGAKAGEGLTTGEPYTVGTWWNFLLGLIPQNFLGITVSTSPGASEGSFTSTVGFNILQVIVVAAAVGIAALKAGKKAEPFLAFTESLLKVIQRVLWWIIRIAPLGTFGLIGAAVVKYGWEKLASLGWFAIAIYIGLALVLFVVYPILVKSHRLSIKQYFSGVWPAVQLAFVSRSSIGTLPLTERVTERNLGVPRSYASFAVPFGATTKMDGCAAIYPAIAAIFVAQFFDIQLNFVQYLLIVIVSVVGSAATAGTTGAIVMLTLTLSTLGLPLEGVGLLIAIDPILDMGRTAVNVAGQALVPTIVAKREGILDEDLYNAPREGLPFADDSADDDSADDDSADDGEATDGEAGAPEAGSAKEPVSAG, from the coding sequence ATGAGCACTACCGCACGCGCCCAGAAGGCGCCCGACACCCGCGGACCGGTCCGAAAGCTGCTGACCTCGTTCGGCTTCCAGATCATCGCCGCACTCGTCCTCGGCATCGCCGCCGGCCTCCTCGCCCGCAACCTGGGCGCGACGGCCGACACCCCCAACGGCCTGTCCGCGACCCTCGACACGATCGGCAGCTCGTACGTCACGCTGCTCCGCGCCGCCGTCGTGCCGCTGATCTTCACCGCGATCGTCGCGAGCATCTCGAACCTCCGCCGCGTGCAGAACGCCGCACGCCTGGCGGGCCAGACCCTGCTGTGGTTCGCGATCACCGCCTTCATCGCCGTGACCATCGGCATCGTGCTCGGCCTCGTGATCCAGCCGGGCGCCAAGGCCGGCGAGGGCCTCACCACGGGTGAGCCGTACACGGTCGGCACGTGGTGGAACTTCCTCCTCGGCCTCATCCCGCAGAACTTCCTCGGCATCACGGTCAGCACGTCGCCGGGCGCGAGCGAGGGCTCGTTCACCTCGACGGTGGGCTTCAACATCCTGCAGGTGATCGTGGTCGCCGCCGCCGTCGGCATCGCCGCGCTCAAGGCCGGCAAGAAGGCCGAGCCGTTCCTCGCGTTCACCGAGTCGCTGCTCAAGGTCATCCAGCGCGTGCTGTGGTGGATCATCCGGATCGCCCCGCTGGGCACCTTCGGCCTCATCGGCGCCGCCGTCGTGAAGTACGGCTGGGAGAAGCTGGCCTCGCTCGGCTGGTTCGCCATCGCCATCTACATCGGACTCGCGCTCGTGCTGTTCGTGGTCTACCCGATCCTCGTGAAGAGCCACCGCCTGTCGATCAAGCAGTACTTCTCCGGCGTGTGGCCGGCCGTGCAGCTGGCGTTCGTCAGCCGCTCGTCGATCGGCACGCTGCCGCTCACCGAGCGCGTCACCGAGCGCAACCTCGGCGTCCCCCGCTCGTACGCGTCGTTCGCGGTGCCGTTCGGCGCCACGACGAAGATGGACGGCTGCGCAGCCATCTACCCGGCCATCGCCGCCATCTTCGTGGCGCAGTTCTTCGACATCCAGCTGAACTTCGTGCAGTACCTGCTGATCGTCATCGTCTCGGTCGTCGGCTCGGCGGCCACCGCCGGCACCACCGGCGCGATCGTGATGCTCACCCTCACGCTGTCGACGCTCGGCCTGCCGCTCGAGGGCGTCGGACTGCTCATCGCGATCGACCCGATCCTCGACATGGGCCGGACGGCCGTCAACGTCGCGGGTCAGGCGCTCGTGCCGACCATCGTCGCGAAGCGCGAGGGCATCCTCGACGAGGACCTCTACAACGCGCCGCGCGAGGGCCTGCCCTTCGCCGACGACTCGGCTGACGACGACTCGGCTGACGACGACTCGGCCGACGACGGCGAGGCGACCGACGGCGAAGCCGGCGCTCCCGAGGCCGGTTCTGCCAAGGAGCCCGTGTCGGCCGGCTGA
- a CDS encoding cation:proton antiporter, producing the protein MDAEIFYVLVGSVAVAAVARWRGWPAPLLVTVTALAASFLPFVPDVEIDGHLLLNLVLPPLLYSAALDVSFVGFKRSLPQIQRLGIWLVLLTTFAVGLVAWFILPSLTLPGALLLGAIVAPPDAVSAAAIGRKLGLPRRIMTVLSGESLINDATSLTLYRVFAAILAGATIGVWDGVWQFVIAVVVGVVVGLLFGIVLHQLRMRIGDPVVIGTFGLLAPFGAYAIAEHLGGSGVLAVVAMGIYVGFNAPRTDYTTRQQETPLWLSADLLLESFVFAYIGLQFPRVLSDLGSESAGHILLLSAAVLLVVLVVRPLYVYPTSAMANRMDRKRLARWDRSVETGEFDRRRRHSKRWRDQDPDDLRAQILRERMSGLQLTARDNAVISWAGMRGVVTLATALAAADLATLGPQASHAIVVVAFIVTVGTLLLQGLTLPLLIRRLGIRSDDEHDEDVQALAAVQAKTREAGKEFIAAKRVEWEAKHGPMDLRVFDAFAQRMARVEKDADEAQQVEGTVARPSYDDLVALSRGWLHVRREIVLAERDAGNLDEEVMRELLTAMDAEELALDTRGALRQQQR; encoded by the coding sequence ATGGCCCGCACCGCTGCTCGTGACCGTCACCGCGCTGGCCGCGTCGTTCCTTCCGTTCGTGCCCGACGTCGAGATCGACGGGCACCTGCTGCTCAACCTCGTGCTCCCTCCGCTGCTCTATTCGGCGGCGCTCGACGTGTCGTTCGTCGGCTTCAAACGCAGCCTCCCGCAGATCCAGCGGCTCGGGATCTGGCTCGTGCTCCTCACGACCTTCGCCGTCGGACTCGTCGCGTGGTTCATCCTGCCGTCGCTGACGCTCCCCGGCGCACTGCTGCTCGGCGCCATCGTCGCCCCGCCCGACGCCGTGTCGGCCGCAGCGATCGGTCGCAAGCTCGGGCTGCCGCGGCGGATCATGACCGTGCTGTCGGGGGAGAGCCTGATCAACGACGCCACGTCGCTGACGCTGTACCGGGTGTTCGCCGCCATCCTCGCCGGCGCCACGATCGGGGTGTGGGACGGCGTGTGGCAGTTCGTGATCGCCGTCGTCGTCGGCGTCGTCGTGGGGCTGCTCTTCGGCATCGTGCTGCACCAGCTGCGCATGCGCATCGGCGACCCCGTGGTGATCGGAACGTTCGGCCTGCTCGCGCCCTTCGGCGCCTACGCCATCGCCGAGCACCTCGGGGGCTCCGGCGTGCTCGCCGTGGTCGCCATGGGGATCTACGTGGGATTCAACGCCCCGCGCACCGACTACACCACGCGTCAGCAGGAGACCCCGCTCTGGCTGTCGGCCGACCTGCTGCTCGAGAGCTTCGTCTTCGCGTACATCGGCCTGCAGTTCCCGCGGGTGCTGAGCGACCTCGGCAGCGAGTCCGCGGGGCACATCCTGCTGCTGTCGGCCGCCGTGCTGCTCGTGGTGCTCGTCGTCCGCCCGCTGTACGTGTACCCCACCAGCGCGATGGCGAATCGGATGGACAGGAAGAGGCTCGCCCGATGGGACCGCAGCGTCGAAACGGGCGAGTTCGATCGGCGACGGCGGCACTCGAAGCGCTGGCGCGATCAGGATCCCGACGACCTGCGGGCGCAGATCCTCCGGGAGCGGATGTCGGGGCTGCAGCTCACCGCGCGCGACAACGCCGTCATCTCCTGGGCGGGCATGCGCGGCGTCGTCACGCTGGCCACGGCTCTCGCCGCCGCAGACCTCGCGACGCTGGGGCCGCAGGCATCGCACGCGATCGTGGTCGTCGCGTTCATCGTCACCGTCGGCACGCTGCTGCTGCAGGGGCTCACGCTGCCGCTGCTGATCCGCAGGCTCGGCATCCGCAGCGATGACGAGCACGACGAGGACGTGCAGGCGTTGGCCGCAGTGCAGGCGAAGACACGCGAGGCGGGCAAGGAATTCATCGCAGCCAAGCGCGTCGAGTGGGAGGCCAAGCACGGCCCGATGGACCTGCGCGTGTTCGACGCCTTCGCGCAGCGCATGGCACGCGTCGAGAAGGATGCCGACGAGGCGCAGCAGGTCGAGGGGACCGTCGCCCGTCCGTCGTACGACGACCTGGTCGCGCTGTCGCGAGGGTGGCTGCATGTGCGCCGCGAGATCGTGCTCGCCGAGAGGGATGCCGGCAATCTCGACGAGGAGGTCATGCGCGAGCTGCTCACGGCGATGGATGCCGAGGAGCTGGCTCTCGACACGCGCGGGGCGCTGCGGCAGCAGCAGCGGTAA